The Tachysurus vachellii isolate PV-2020 chromosome 21, HZAU_Pvac_v1, whole genome shotgun sequence region TTGATGcactgaaaagacaaaaatcttTTTCCATGTTCCATGTCTGTTGATTGTCAACCAGCATTTCCTCTGGTTTTATATGTCACTGTTGTACTGAACCTATATGGTATATTTAGCTGATAAATTGGCCAACAACTGTAAATACAAAATAGCTGTAAATTAGGTGAATAATTAATATGCTGGCAACCGACGTCCTGATTTACCAGGATCCTAAGTACCAAGCTCTCCATGTGCAAAGGGTTAAATCACGAGCTCAACAAAGTGTGTTGTTactttatgtgtttataaatgcaaACTAACTGCTTAGGATTAGGTCACTTTCACAGCTGAGGATGTAAACAATATATtgcatgcaattttttttaagaacaatGTTGATACACTACATGATCTAGCAGCCTGTTCTCATTTTCCTTCTCATGCTCAAAGAACTTGTCCAGGCCATGAGCTTTAAATATTCGTTCCGACTCATCAGAGAAGAGGACAGCATCGCCATCAAATGCCACTCTCAGCTGTGTCTCCGAAACGTCTATCTGCTTCTCTGCCATGAACATGGTGGCTGCTGCAAtgcctgagagaaaaaaaaacaagacagagaaaaaaatgctgCTGGCTGTCGGTCAATATGGAGTGCAAGCTTTTAGGATCTATGACACTTAAAAGCCTTTAATGAAAGGCAGCCATTAGAGAACTGCATAACAAATAGGTCACTGCActttcacacatacagaaacattcAGCACTAAGTATTAGCTAACATTCGCCTTCTTAATTTAATATCATTTCACATGAAATACTTTAATCttaatttaattctatttagtGAAGTGAATACGGCTTGATTAGGTCTAGAAGAGCTAAGTGTTTCTGCTCATTAAGCACATTTGTTACTCTGATATCACATTAGCAAAACCTGTGGGATAGCCTTGACCAGCTGGCTATGTGGAGCTTCATTTCATAACCACTGACAGGTTACCTCTCCGATTACATTCTAAATATACTGTTGTAACTTATTTACTCTGCCTGTCTATCATACAGTAGCTATCTACAGTGATCAAACTCTGTTGAAgatatcatttatataatatatttatatatttatatatatttatttatatttatatttatataaaatagaaCATTAAGCTATAACGAAGGGATTTAATTCTGCACTCATAGAAAATTTAAAAGGCTTAAGGCTGCATCGTTGTTCTTTTTTATCAAAATGTTGTGCACTTTGAgtacaaaattatttaaatccAGACTAAAGACTATACCATGGCTATCTTTAACAAGCTACATTTATCAGACATGCATTTTAGTGAACAGTTATGTGAATCTCATGtgaatgctttttttaattttttttaaacaaaaaaaatacgattcaaattttttaaatataaaatgttaaattagaacttttgtataatattaagctTTGTACTAAatttcttatgttttttatatgacaatgtcctttgttaaaagcgctatacaaattaaattgaatttaatttaattgaactgaaatattttgaggggggcatggtggcttagtggttagcacgtttgcctcacacctccagggcccaatgacgcctgagataggcacaggctccccgtgacccgagaatggttcggataagcggtagaaaaagaatgaatgaatgaatgaatgaaatactaTGAATGCAATTCTGAAAAGTTTTGGGTATTTTGAATTATGGGGATGTGTTAGCCTaggggttaaggtgttggaatactgatcggaaggtcatgagtttaaatcccagctccaccaagctgccactgctgggtgcctgagaaaggccctcaactctcaattgctcagttgtataaattgaaataaaaaatgtaagtcactctggattaagggtgtctgctaaaggACGGAAATATAATGAATGTAACTACTGTATGCAGCCAATGTATATTCTCTGAATGTGATGACTTTGGTCCAGTTTGTCCTCCTCACCTTCAGCCAGTGCCTCCTGCACCTTTTTGGGGTCAGCTGACAGGTACAGGTTTGTGTGCCATGCTTTCAGGTAGCCAATTGGATTACTGCCTCCTGTCATGCAGAACCGCTCAATGAACAGATCTGAAAAAAGGGAATAAAAGTATATACTTCATTCATTCTGTACATTAGGACAAAGGGAAGTTAGATCACTGTTTAATATGATGGATTGCTCTGTTCTTAAGTTAAGAGTTAAGAGTTATTATGAGGAAGAATTGTGGTAAGCCAAATAGGCTGGATTTATATCTAAGCTTCCACTGGATGAATAGATGATAAGATCCAACTCTACAACCCTGTGTTCATGTGAACACATATGTGTGGCTGTGAACACAATGTTATACTGAGAGTTTATTACTCCTTCATAGTAGAATGGGTCTGCATCAATTTGACTTAATGAATTTGAGCAAATCTGAGTAAAACAAGGGTTTATTTGATGGAAAAGTTTTGATTTCAAACATATGATGTTATAAGTAAAGATTATTATCGCTTATCCTGTCCTTTATCCCTTATCTTTAACTTTTTGTCTTAACATACGACTAGAGTCATTCAAATTCTTATGAATTTGTAAGTGTAAGAACATAGTCAGTAGTGAGTAGCCACTATGTCATGCACAAATTGTTCAGTTCCTGAATCTCACAAACTAAATTTGTCATTGTTTCTGTTTAATATCCTGCCAAGAAAAACTCTTTTAGATCAAAAATTTTAGATTAAAGCATAATGCATGTATATGCGGAGAAATCACTGTATTGCATTTGATGAGTAACAGATGCTTGTGGGAAGGTTTCCTCTTTATCTAATGGCACTTCACATGGTGTCCAAACACACATGAGGAGAACTCATCAGCAGATATCACTGACAAGTCAAGTGGTTTAAGCATTGAGCTGTGTGAGTATGACAGGCTTAAAAGTATACGATTTCACTTATACtgaatttataaaatgaaaagcaagtttaaaaaaacaaaagaaacataaataatgactgttgaaatgaaaaataaattagatcCGATATCATGAATTTGAGAGGATGAAAATAAATAGTATTTTGATTAAAgttcaatatttatattttctattaaagttaaagttattaAATCTTTCTATTACAGTtcaatatttctaatattttcaaattataattaaacagttataaaatgtttgtgtaatgaatTTTGGATTCTTTTGTAATTATGTgtttctatattatataataaaaatgaatttaatagcGTCTTGGATCTTATAACAAGGAATAATTAAACACACTCACTTAAAGTGAAGCACCCAGTGTTgaaattataaatgtttataaataaatacctgaATAATTTAAGAAATATTATTGCTGTTTTATAATTATGCAAAAGTCGTTAATAGTTATAAACGTTGTTCTGAATATTACAAGGATTATCATAAATACTGACACAACAGAATTAtaagttattaattaattaattctcaATTTAGCTTTATTGAGCATCAGTTTCATAAAATTAATTACAAGAAATCATTAACAACCAAGATTAATACATTTCAATGATTTTAAGTTtgaattctttttcattttaacacaTAATAATAAGTTTTGATGATTTATGCAAAGTGCTACTCAGACTGTCTCCTCAGCTGCTGTGATTATTTTGAGAGCGTGGCTACAGGAAGAAGCGTACATTTCCCACATGAGATAAACAGTAGACCGTGGGAGTCTTTCCTTCATTCTTTTTGATGGTTCagttaaaatattcattcaataAATTCACACAGCTTATCTGTGAACAGCATCTTTTTCTTGTTGCATGTTCTTGTTTACTgggaagcattttatttaatgggTTTGTTTTAAATGGGTTGGCTTCAAATAAGCTTTATGTAAGAAAATAATacgataaaacacacaaaaataatattaaacacataaaatatgTGGATGTTGATAAGTATGTACGGATTTATTAGTTTTGTTAACAATTAGGCCAGGACAGAATGCTGTTTGTTGGATTTATGAATTAACCCCCAGGATTTTCAGAACTTTTCCAGCTCTGTCACAATGGGGACTGGAGCATGAAATGACTGGCTTGTGACACAAAGAAGTTCCACTAGGTCTCTGTAGGAAGATGTGATTGGCAAGCTGGACATATACACTCCAGTAAAACCCatgtccagaaaaaaaaaaaaaaaacaggaactgtTGAGCCTTGATCCATACATCCTCATCTCAGACCTACATGTTTGCTCTAGTGCACATTTTTCGTATTGCAATTCTTAACTTAAATTAACACAGTCTCAGGTTTTGCAAAACACTGTCCCAATAAACCAATCAAGACCTGGGATCAATTATATACAATGAATCAACAATCTGTTGAATCAAACAATGAATCAGCAATTCATTCACAtttagtaactgctttatcctggtcaaagtggaacaccagtccatcacaagCCACACCTAGGAGCAATTTAGAGTTGCATTGCACTTACATTTTAGATTTTGGAAGTGTGAAGAAACAAGAGAACTCAAAACCCTGGTGGATGTGGAAAGACAtgcacatctacacacatacagcaaaCTGAGCTCTGGATAGAATCAGAAAGTCTGGTGCTCTGAGGCAGCAACGCCATGCCATCGTACATTCCTTCATGTTGTAGTTATTTGTTGAAAGGGTCATGACATAGCTATCTTTAAACTGGGTGTATGTTGTGTTGCCAAGTACACCAAAATGTCATTATATAGGTTATACCAGGTGACTCAAGGTAAGCTGCTAACCCATCACACGGCACAATCGCatatactctcacacacgctttcacacactgcagacaatttagagacgctaatcagcctacaacgcatgtctttggactgtcTGCACTGTCGGTCTTTGGACAGTCAGCCCTGTTGGGGAAAGGCAAACATGCTGACCATTAAGCCACTGCGTCCCCCATACTCAGCTGTAATcattgttaaaaaagaaaggttcACAATACAGCGATATcatttatatagttataaatttataaataaactggCCCCAAACATGGCCCTGATTTATTAATATTCCAGTACTAGATTGTGTTATCAAATAATCATTATGAGCACAGGATAATCATGGATACATGGATTTGCATGCGCTTCTGTGTGGTGCATCAGAAAAAGATTTGCCTTGGATATCTCAAAGTTGAATCTTGACTATGCGTCTGTGATTTCTgcataatattacatttttacaattaCCTCATCAAACACAACGGTTTCTCTGATTCACTGTTTTGCTACTATGGCTTCATTCCCTATAGATTTTTAGAGTAAATATGAACTTAAAAAGCTTTCGAATTGTAGTGAATTTAGTTTTATCACTAACATAACAGAGCTATATTTGTATGTTTCCCTGCTTTCTCAAGCTTTCATACTTCTCATACTTCCATACACCTCAAATCATATTTAGACATTACAGATGAACACTTTATATTCAACTGCCACTGAATTACATGTGTATGTGAACATCTCTACTAAGTTCTTTCCTGGTTCTCAAGCTGGTTCTCAGTAAGTATTTTGAGTCCTGCtgttaaacaatttatttatgcaGGACACAAAGGGTCGTTCCCATTTCACCACTTCCTACCAGTGTTTCTGAGACTGAGCTAAGGTCGGCAGTGATGACGCAGCTGGGAGGTCTGGGAGTGTCGTCGTGTTTTGCTAACAAACATGAAAAGCCCCCAGATGTGCTGTGTTATAAAGGACGTTATTTCAATCAGTGATTCCTGTCCTTTATGTGAGCAGATTATAAGCACACATCATAATTTTAACAGTTTGCAGGTAAAGTgatgtttatttgtaaaagaGTGGGGTTTCATTCTGGTGCCTAGAAACTGCAACTGAAATAATATTGaagtttgtaaatatatataagcaGTAAATAGCATATAACGGCCACAGAAACAAAGATTAATGTTTaagaaaaagtacattttaacaTAAGTTACCGTGACCACCCTAAAGTCGATTAtattccaataacagcacagcAGTGTTTATTTCCACTTATACCACCGCAATTACAATTTTTCAACTTATTAATGAAcaagttatatatttatctgttgCGAAATATTATGGAACATCTGAAACACAAGATAGTTCCTGTTAACACTTACAGAGATAATGGTTAACACTTTCTAACCAATTGGTTTTGAGTAATCAAAAGATTTGTTACATTCTGcaatactgttatactgttaatGCCTGTAGACTGTTGACAGCCTAGGATGTAATATAGGCTTTTCAGGGGTAGATGACAGGGCACTCACTGTGATAGTTGATGGTGTTAATTAGTCTTATTCCTACATGGGCATGATTGTAGGTCACCAGAACTATGTCAAAAAGCTCCTCACTTTCAGGGTACAGCTCTCGCAGTTGAGCATTAACTGCCTCCAGggcctaaaaaaaacacaggttaAGCTCTTAGCAATCGATTTCTTTATGCAGAGACATGTATAACTGACCATTTAATATCCCtgcttattattcagttattcatttcTGATTTTAATTACTAGAATTAGTAGGAACAACATTTAGCTAGCAGTAAAAACAGAGAAACTATATGAAAGTGTTCAGCTAGAAAGTCTTTTGTCCTCACAAAGTAATAACTCATATGAtacactgatttttattttcatttttgcaATTAATGACACcactggacttttttttttttttttttttaaaaaagggcaaaaatgagcatctttgcatttttaatatGGTCAATATCTTCAGCCGTCAGCCAATCGAACCCAAGTTCATGTAGTTCATGCCCATAAAGAGATAAACTATTTTTCTAAATTTATATAAGgaaacaattaattaataaataacaaagcaATTACATAGCAATAGTTTCTATAGAGTAACTGGGTTTTAAAGTCTACAATGTCTATACTTTATGTCTTTGTCTGTTACCTTAACAAATGGAAATGCTGGTCCAGGGGCTAAAGGCTCGTTCTCATGTTTCACCTGGTACATGAGGTACTCCTCCACTCCTTTCTCTTCATACACCTTCTGCTCATTCTCTGTGCGGAACAGCACCCGAGAGGACACGGCTATCGTTACTGCGTTCTCTGGTTTTGGCTGAATGGGGAGTGAAAAGTGTAATATCCTTTTACATTTAAACCAGTTAACAGCATAAACACTCCTAGTAATCAGGTTCTGTTTTAATCCGAAAGAGATCTTTTCTTCTGGTTCTCTATATAAACCTACAACAACAGAGAAAATTGATACAGAAGACGGCTGATACGTTCTTAGTAGAGAAAATCGATATAGAGAATGCTAAGAACCCTTAACTTTCCACAGAAGCCTTTTGTTTAGAATGAATATATGGCTTTGTGACGTGATGGTAATTAATTATCTCATTCAAGATGTTCTTAAACTCTTCTAAGTACTCCAGGATGATTAAATTATAGTTTTCAAATTTGGTTGAAAATTCTGCAAATGTTCAGAAAGTTCAGATGAACAGGAGAAGGTGGTTTGAGAATTTGTTTGATAATTAGAATGAACTCACATTTCCAGATTCACAGTGCAATGCTCTTTTCTTGGTATCGTAGTTATTATTCCTGTGATCACTACTGAATTTACTACTGAGAACTCTGTCATAGTTACACTGTCATACCAAAGTGCTCTCCTAGGAGTGATCACATATCCATTAATCTTGCTACTAATCCAGTACATTTTCCCTGTAAGTGCCAATAAATCTTTTGCTGATGACTGGAGCTTGGTGTTGTAAATAATGACACTAGCACATAACGTACGCAAGCACACATGCGGTGAGTCACCATGTGGATCAGAAACAGAAGGCTGACTAGTTAACTTAAGGAAGGGATTCTGTTATGTGACCCAGCAGAACACGACCCTCATAACATCCAGCATCCGTTTGTTGCCAGGGCTGGGAAATGTGAACAGGATAGACCACATAGCATGAGAGGACATGTGACAGGGTGAAAAACTGCAGCTCCTCCCCCAGGAACACGTTGGAGAAACAGGAGAGCAGAGTGCCATTTGTTACGCAGTATCCTGAACCTCTTACACTTGAGAGAACTGCTGGGTTCATAGCAGGGTCAAAGGATTGTTAGATtaataatgacattttatattAGTTCAAGGGGTTACAGATACTGTGACCTTAAAGAGCTCAGTTTGGATGGCTTTAACTGTAGGTATGAGAAAACCATACAGCACAATGCAGACGGCGGTGACATTTAAAAGATCAGCATCAGTATTCTGAcctaagattcactttaaaagaaTATGATACTCTGTAAGACAAACACACGATAATATAACTGATGGTAGCGCAGACACAaccatgatttatttaaaacagagtTAGCCCAGTTAAGGAAATCACCATCTATACCTTTTACACGTAACGTGTATTTTTAGAGCCATCTTGATTAGATTTTACATTTGTTCTTTGAAAGAGTGGAAACATATTTCTTTTAACACTGACAATGACaatatactaatatattactgtaacatATATTgcaaacaaaatctaaaacactAGAAAGAGTGCTTCTTTTAACCTGTAGGACATTTTAATTCCTGTacattatgtaaggaataaaataactAACGCTCCACTTTtcgtatattatttttttataccacatatttttaacactatttttaataatctttttaGCAACACAGCTGTACCCTCACCAACCTCTCTATTTTTTctcttgaaataaaaaattatttttaaaaaatgcatcttGTCATTTTATTGAGAAACCGCAAAGGCCTCGGTCGTAATGATGTTTTGGAAAAGTAAAAGCTTTACCTGTGTTAAAAAACACTGaccctggagactccttccaaaaatgctgattaaagATCTGTAAGAACATTTACCCTTATCAACATATCTGTCTTACCCatttatgtagtgtgtatgcCTTACATGTCTCTGTAAATTagctattattataaaataaagataatataTTAGAATGAATGCATTAATTCACCTGTGATTTTTCCTTGCACCAATTACTGTCAGCTGCTATTATAGAGAATTAATTATCAGAATCAATCAGTAAAAATTCAGTACTGTGCTTTAACTATAACTAACCTCTACTAAGCTACGATTTTTTTAACTGGGAGCTGAATAAGACCTAGGACGTGA contains the following coding sequences:
- the nt5c1aa gene encoding 5'-nucleotidase, cytosolic IAa isoform X1 encodes the protein MSLDPLQVMKGQDPMSLSPLSGSNGDSKASWDDNEGFCDSVGSTKKPQTGPVRRTRKVEGGIFFPKPENAVTIAVSSRVLFRTENEQKVYEEKGVEEYLMYQVKHENEPLAPGPAFPFVKALEAVNAQLRELYPESEELFDIVLVTYNHAHVGIRLINTINYHNLFIERFCMTGGSNPIGYLKAWHTNLYLSADPKKVQEALAEGIAAATMFMAEKQIDVSETQLRVAFDGDAVLFSDESERIFKAHGLDKFFEHEKENENRLLDHGPLKSFLEVLGKLQKKFYAKGHRLDCPIRTYLVTARSAASSGIRALKTLRAWGLETDEALFLAGAPKGPMLEKIRPHIYFDDQMFHIEGAAEMGTIAAHVPYGIAQKYPHKKSVNSDK
- the nt5c1aa gene encoding 5'-nucleotidase, cytosolic IAa isoform X2; amino-acid sequence: MSLDPLQVMKGQDPMSLSPLSGSNGDSKASWDDNEGFCDSVGSTKKPQTPKPENAVTIAVSSRVLFRTENEQKVYEEKGVEEYLMYQVKHENEPLAPGPAFPFVKALEAVNAQLRELYPESEELFDIVLVTYNHAHVGIRLINTINYHNLFIERFCMTGGSNPIGYLKAWHTNLYLSADPKKVQEALAEGIAAATMFMAEKQIDVSETQLRVAFDGDAVLFSDESERIFKAHGLDKFFEHEKENENRLLDHGPLKSFLEVLGKLQKKFYAKGHRLDCPIRTYLVTARSAASSGIRALKTLRAWGLETDEALFLAGAPKGPMLEKIRPHIYFDDQMFHIEGAAEMGTIAAHVPYGIAQKYPHKKSVNSDK